Below is a genomic region from Phacochoerus africanus isolate WHEZ1 chromosome X, ROS_Pafr_v1, whole genome shotgun sequence.
AGCAGCTCTTCCTGGGAGAAGATAAAACAGGCACAGATACATAACCAGGCCAACTGCGTACCTACTCAACTTGATACCTGATCACGTGGCCCTACATCTTTAAAAGCAGCACCAGGGACAAATGGAGCTATCAAGAGGTAAAATCCAAACATTGGACAGTTAAAACACATACAAATCACTCAGTTAAAAGAATGTTAGCAGAGGGGCACTAAAAAGAGTTAAGGCTGGACAGCTGGTTCAGCCATACCTTGGTATTGGAATaaatctgcaaaatgaggaaCCGATAGAGGAACCCTGAAATAACTAGGCACAGTGGTATGACGGGGTTCACTTTCACTGTATGTTTTTTAAGGTATCACTCAATTCAAGTGACTATAAAGCAGCTTGTGGGTTTTTAGTAAACAAATcctaatcaaaaataaataatctctGATTTGAGAGTGCTGGAGAGTGTGCCtatttccttcaaatatgaattaGAACACCTatgcagaaatgaaaatcatcatAAAATCGATACAAACTTGTTTTTCCTTGAGAGTTCCAACAGCTCAATAACATATTTTATGCTGTATTTTAGGTACAAAATGGAGTTAATTAAATCAAGTGACATCAATTACTTGTTGGGACTATTCGATAGTATTTTAGAAATGTTCCCGTTCAGAACTCAATTTCAGAATGCTAAAAATTTTAGAGGGCAGGTACTTAACCCATAGGTGTTTCTTAGTTGCTTATTAAaagtatgatttaaaataaatgaaatactagtTACTTGGACCTTGCACTTTCCAAATGAAGCATaagttgatttacattttcaaatgtttttccaaAGCATACAATTTACTTGTTAATTAATTACAACACTGCTACTGAATATTACATACTGAAGAATTAtactaagggaaaaaaacaccTGATATTTTAACATCTGCCTCATCAATATCTTGCATTACTAAGGTACAGAAAACTTTAGAAAGTAGCTATCAGCATAGtcttataaaacaagaaaagaaacaaagtgccCTGCAAACGTGGCTTCTATGTATTTAATATTGGTAAATATATTTGACAGGGAAGCCATTAAGGTAAAACTTAAAAACTCAAGGCAGTTTACAAACAttttttgtacacacacacacacacacacacacacacacacacacagaaaaggggttggaggagggggaaataaaaatatcctcCATCTTTAAAAGTATCAATTATAACCACAAGGTGCCACTGTATTCTAGCAAGCTGTAAAAATGGCCTTTTAAGAGGCATTCTGCAACATTCGCCTCCCTATCACATGGGTATTCTGGGAACTGCTGAAAATCATGGCTGATGCTTGACTCATTTCATGTAGTGGACATCTGGGAAGCAGGTGATTAAACACAAAGCATATTAAGTGATAACCCTTCATAAATATGAGACACTGACACTAGGAGAGAACACTTGGCACAGAAAGAACAtgttttcccaggaaaaaaaattacttgaggTAACACTTATAGCTAACAGTTTCCTAATCTTTAGTTTGGATGAACTCCAACGATCATGTTTttagagattttatatatatattatatatatatatatataacatatattatatataatatatataataattatatatattatttatatatatatataaaatcctggTGCTAAACGTTTTTTGTTGTTAACTGTACAATTTATTAGCTACACTCCAACACTAATGTGAACACTTTTCTCAATTCCCAGCTCCATTAACACCACTGAGGTATAACTAATGTGTTCCTTTTAGAGCAAATATTCCAAATTAACAATATGGCTCATCTTCTAGTGTTGCTACAGATAAGGTCTGCAAACTTTAAACCTAACttgttcaattttgttttttagtattaaTAAATCTCAACCACATCAGCTGCTTGGGATTGAACATAACACCTCAAACATTTCAGACTAgcaagtgaatttttttaaaaaacatctgaaATATTCAAGGAAATTCCGGTTTTAGTACTTTCCCCTATGCATTGAACAATGTAATCCTTCaacattgttttttcttgttcctaTTACTGCACGAAGTTCAAACTAGGTCTTCAAGACAGAATCTTTCTGTAATAAAGAAAAAGTGCAAAGATACAAAATGAAATGTAAAGTCTTTTGCAAGAAAATGCTCCCTCAAGAGAATAGGCATTTGGATGCTGGTGGGAAAAGATTTTTGTTCTCCATTGTACATCTGACACCTACAAATGACCTCGTCTTCAATGTCCATACTAGTAAGTACATATTGGTCATGGAccttgcaaaattaaaaaaaagaaaatcaagtagCAAATTCCACTAAAATATTTGTATCCATTCTACACAATCCAATGGAAATTAATGAGTGCTACTGAAAAAAAGTTTCCACATGCACATGTCCAATATGTGCATTCTACTGAAGgctaaaaacttaaaattctatTTCCAGTGTTTATGAATAGCTTCAATATCTACATTCAAACCAGCATTCTGCATGAGTTACCTCTTACTTTAATACTTCACAAATGAGTAATAATACATCTTGGGAGGCTAGGAAGGTACCTGTTAATAACTTTCTTTTATGCTTAGAATGTGCTGCAgttgtttttaaactatttaaaatgaaTACCCCTATAATAATGGGACATTTTCTACCAAGAGAAAAATGGGTTTGTTTCTAGCCAATCAGGACCACCCTGCAGATCTGAAAACTGTAGTTTATACCCTTAGGAAAAGAGACAAGGAGGCTCACAAATATAAAGGAATCCTGACTTTTacatggacaattttttttttaaaaagataaaatgtattaCATAAGCGCCATAAACCGTGAAATctgcttatattaaaaaaaataataagtgaagCTTTGTTTGAACAATATTCCTTGCAAGAGCAGTACTATCCTTAGTAAACAACTACTATATTTACAAGTTAATTTCCTTGATACTTAGGTAGGATTGAAAGACagaggaaaacatgaaagaatgAGCTTTGAAATAATCTTTACAGCTGAGTTGCTAACAGTTCAGGTAGCCAGATAATTTCTAAAGCAAACTTGTTTATTTTGTAGAGTATCTGACTAGGCCTGGGTAATTGGCTCACTTTGTTAAAGGCCAAGGATGTGTTCAATCCCTCTTTGGGCCCATTAGCTTTTCCCAGAAAAACAAAGGCAGCCCTCCACAGTCAGACTAATCCTAACCTCAAGAGAAAGTCGGCAAGAGTACTGGGGTTCTTCACAAACCTTACTAAGGAAACAACATAAAGTGCAATATCCCATAGACTGTGTGAGTCAGCATTCTCATCTTCAAATATGGGCAGCAcagttaaaatttgaatttcaaataaccCAACACGATTCACTTTCAACAAGGAATAAAAATCCCCTTAATTCTTCACCTTGTCTTTAAATAAGATGTTAGGTCTGTGTTAGAGATATAATAACAAAACATTAAACAAGTGTGCACTGGTACCTTAAATGACAAAAATCTCGAAAACAATGCAAATTTGAAACTTTCCTATTAGTAGGCACATTTGTACCAACTTCAATTCTTATGCTAAAAGTGGTTTATAGTCTCTTCCCCCATCTTTTGAGGAGCAGACTTGTAAAAACATCAGTCTAACTTGTACTAGGTGGTAgtggtttgtttttcttaaacCAAAACTCTGCCAAAATTTGCTGATCTACTTCATCTGCTCAAGGATCTCACTGTATGAAACCAGTTCATGCCTATATGATTACTGTCTTCATGAATATTTAAGTTCCTCCAAGcagttttcttcctcctctgtctttcGTTTCCTGCCCAAATTCAAGTTAAAATAAACAATTCCTATTGGTCTTCAATGCAGTTCAATTCTGCACTCTGTCCTTTCCTCTGCGTATCACAGTAGCTGTtcatatacattaaatattataGATACGTTCTGCTCTTACATCTACACACTTAAAAAAGCAGCTTTGTACTTTGTTTGGTGTGTTTACTATGTTGGCTCACAAAAagcagtttttttcatttctaagcatGGTACTTTACAATTTTTAATGCATTAATACAACAGTGCATTGGAAAAGTACTGAGCCTCTACAAAatagctttacatttttaaacaaatgaatgtgatttttttcacttacacaagcataggctttttttttttaatatttccacaAGATAAATATCTCAATTAAACTATAAGCTCACTCTACAGTGTGCCACAGTGATGGGCTTAGGAGACAGTTATACACTTAGAAGATCCTAACCTTAGTGTTATTTACACTGACATGTCCAATATCACCTTGCCTGAAAGGTGAACAAATGTTATTCAGAATGTAGCTGAATTTGTGCCAACTAGTAACTGGGAACAATACAGCTTTAAGCAATCACTTAGGAAAACATGTACTGTAACTTAGTCTAAACTGGGATTTTCCTTCACCTCTCTTTCCTATGGCGTTAGGAAACTTTAAAGATCAACATGAAACAGATAAGAGCCATTGCTAAGGCAGATCTTTTAAGATaacaaaggagaaactgacaagtATATATCATAAATCATCAGTAATATCAATTACTGATagagaaatcagatttttatgtcCTAAAacgttgtttttaaaatatttccttttattctggAACAGAAATTAGAGAAAGGACAATGATTCATTCAGAAAGCAATGACTCAATTCAGGTTGCTACTTTACATTTAAGCACCACTCAAAAAGTGGACATAAAGCAAGTGATTCCTGTTTGCCCATCACTATACCAGCTAAATAGCTGAGAGTTCAGACCTTAATCACACAATGCTTTCTCTGTTACCAGAAGCTAAGACTGCTCTGCGACAAATAGGACAAGTAGAATTCTCAGATAGCCAGCGATCGATGCAGTGGACATGGTACTCATGGGAACACGGTAGTTTACGAAGTTTGTTGCCTTCTGTATACTCTGTAATGCAAACACTACAGGTTTTTAATGCATCGTTTTCACCAAAACTTCTCATTGCCAAGTTGTCAATCTGTTCTTTGGTGAGTCCTCTAGGTTGgtcatcatcatcctcatttaAGAGGAAGAACTGAGCCAGACTAAGGAAGGGCAAAGAGCCACTTTCATCAAATGTTACCGGGGCCCTGTGTCGACCCTCTCGCCTGGCACCTGATGAGCCTGATGATGAGCTTCCTTCATTACTGCCTTCAAACACCTCTGAGCTAGTCTCTGAACTTTCACCACTGGAACTGGAACTAGGACTGGAACTGGAACTGGAACTGGAACTGGAACTTGAACTGGAACTCGAACTGGAACCAGAACTGCTACTACCACCAGAACCCACTCTTCCGTTCCGTGACTCTGCCCTTTCCATATTTCGACTCGAGACTGAGCCACTAGGCTCTGAATCACTGTCACTGTACATAAAGTAGCTTAACTCACCAAAACCTGTCATTATCTGCCTTAACATGGTCTGAATTGCAACAGATGTAGTCTCACTTAAACCAGTATTCAAGATTCTACGAATTGGAATTCTGATGGTACTGACATAGGTTCTCACACCTGCTCGCTCAGAACGTGAAAATGTACGCCTAAAACCTCCTCGTTCACTTTCATAAGTGACAGTGTTGTTTGGTGTTTGAGACCTTGACCGAGTTCTGCTAGCTATGCTATCTCTCTGTCGGTATTCTCCAGGACGAACTCTTCTTACTTGAAGATCAAGGACTATAGTTGGAGGTCTCTGTCCTGATCCTGTAGATTCACCATTGCCAGTTGTGTCTGAAGAGCCTGCTCCTGGTGAGGCATTTCTTGTTCCAGAAGCTGCAAAGAGACCTCTACTTAGCAAATCAGGTCCACTTATTTGCTGTCTCAATGTCACATGGTGCCGTGTTCTAGAACTTCCCTCAGTCTCATTTACCAAAGGATGCTCAAAAGTCTGAGATGAGATACTATGATGAGATCTTCGTGGAATTTCACTCATCGGATGCAGGGGTGACCTACTTCTTTCAGCTCTTGCTCTGGTTCTCCGATGGTCTGGGCTCCTGCTTCTTGCCCTTCTCTGACCTCTAGTAGGTGGAACTTCTCCTGTTAATGCTTCAGTTGAATTTCGTTCTGATCTGGGTGGCCTTGTAGATGCTGACTCAGATCGTGGATTTTCTACTTGCCTTTGGCTGTTGTTGTCCATACTTTCTCCACTAGAACGTCTTGCAGAtggttcattttcattctctggaTTTTGGCTCCCGTTATTACGATTAACATTGATCTCTAAACTGAATCTGAAATCACCACTGTTTGGATTAGTCCGGCTCACTGCTCTCCAAGATTGGTTTCCTCTTTGCCCACTTCTTGTTGTATTTCCAGTTTGTCTCACTGAGTTAAGCCAGTCTATTATAGAGTCACCATTAGACACATCATCTGAAGAGTCTccacctgtttttaaaaaaaagggaggagagagagggagaaaaaggaactacTAAAATTAGGACAATCATATAAGAGTACTCCAAAACTTTGtattagaaaaagagaacaaagattctgaacagatttcatttttacagattttCCTAAGTTATACTGTATAAATCTGCAAGTAAAAGTAGGAAAGTTtcaattccattttaaaagagCAAGCTAATCCTagagaaatttaagaattttgaaaaggGCATTGGGAAGAAGTCTATTTGCAGCACTTGATCACATACAGAGCCCAGCATAACACTGTGCACTGCCAGAAGACATTTTTTCTGTCCACTGTCAAAACACGCAATTAAACAAGGGAAACACCAGTCAAGGTACAGGGCTAGTATTTTAGTTCACACCagatttttgtcaaatttttattAGTCTACAACATTTCTTTAGGCTTCTTAAGTGCCTTTGATaatatgggaatttttttttttttttggtctttttgccttttgtagggctgctcccacggcatatggagattcccaggctaggggtagaatgggagctgtagccaccggcctacgccagagccacagcaaagtgggatccaagccgcatctgcaacctataccacagctcacggcaacacaagatccttaacccactgagcaaggcccgggatcaaacccgcaacctcatggttcctagtcatgggattttttttaacatggtaattctctttttaaaaaagtgtagttgatgtacagtgttgagtcagtttctgctatacagcatagtgaccaaggcatatatatgtatataagccatatatatatatacatatacacacacacacacatgcacacacacacattctttttctcatattatcttccattatgttctatcccaagagattggctattaTTCCCTGTGTGGTATAATAGGCCCTcactgcttttccattctaaatgtaacagtttgcatctaccaaccccatttaaaaatattaagactaaaaaaaaatattggactagagttcctactgtggcataaTGAGATCAGTGGAATCTCTgaagtgccaggatgcaggttcaatccctggcctagcacagtgggttaaaggatctggtgtcactgcagctgcagctcggatccaatccctggcctgggaactccatatgccgcaggatggccaaaaaagaaaaaacaaatacaagacTGCTTTAGCCActgcaaaaatataaacaagatttacaggtttaaaagtattttgagggagttcctgttgtggctcagtggttaacgaacccgactaggatccatgaggatgtgggtttgatccctggcctcactcagtgggttaaggatccggtgttgctgtgagctatggtgtaagttgcagatgtggcttggatctggtgttactgtggctgtggtgtaggccagtggctgtaactctgattcgacccccagcctggaaaccgccctatgctgcgagtgcagccctgaaaagcaagaaaaaaaaagtattttgaacaCTTCTTCATGCTACTAAGATTTTAAATgaacatgaaattagaaatcagacCAAAGAGTCTGAACCTAACACAGTACACATAATGGCACGATGAAGCCTGTTACCATAGCTTCTTATGTTAGTCAAATTCCATATTTCACACTGAGGGAGAAACACCAGACCTGAGTTAGCAAGATTTCCCAACAGTGGGACTATCTGCATTTTAAGCCAGATAATTCCTTGTTTTGGGGGCTGTGCTATGCATTTTaggatgttcagcagcatccctgacctcaccaCCTCACCCACTAGATGCCGATAGCAAGTCCCCAgtcatgacaaccaaaaatgtctctggaCATTGGTAATGTCCCCTAGGAGCAAAATTATACCTCACTGAGAACTACCAGGTTAGAGAAGGCAACATTTCTTTCTGCTGGTGAGGAACTCATGTAAGGAAGCAATAATTCAGTAGGTAA
It encodes:
- the RLIM gene encoding E3 ubiquitin-protein ligase RLIM, which gives rise to MESSDSNDKGSGDQSAAQRRSQMDRLDREEAFYQFVNNLSEEDYRLMRDNNLLGTPGESTEEELLRRLQQIKEGPPPQNSDENRGGDSSDDVSNGDSIIDWLNSVRQTGNTTRSGQRGNQSWRAVSRTNPNSGDFRFSLEINVNRNNGSQNPENENEPSARRSSGESMDNNSQRQVENPRSESASTRPPRSERNSTEALTGEVPPTRGQRRARSRSPDHRRTRARAERSRSPLHPMSEIPRRSHHSISSQTFEHPLVNETEGSSRTRHHVTLRQQISGPDLLSRGLFAASGTRNASPGAGSSDTTGNGESTGSGQRPPTIVLDLQVRRVRPGEYRQRDSIASRTRSRSQTPNNTVTYESERGGFRRTFSRSERAGVRTYVSTIRIPIRRILNTGLSETTSVAIQTMLRQIMTGFGELSYFMYSDSDSEPSGSVSSRNMERAESRNGRVGSGGSSSSGSSSSSSSSSSSSSSSSSSPSSSSSGESSETSSEVFEGSNEGSSSSGSSGARREGRHRAPVTFDESGSLPFLSLAQFFLLNEDDDDQPRGLTKEQIDNLAMRSFGENDALKTCSVCITEYTEGNKLRKLPCSHEYHVHCIDRWLSENSTCPICRRAVLASGNRESIV